The DNA sequence GCCGCCTCGACGCCTGGGTGGCCGCGGGTGTGGTCGAGCCGAGCTGCGCCGAGGCGGTCGGCGCGGTGCTGGCCAACCCCGACTGGCTGGACCTGCGCGACCAGCGGGTCGTGGTGCTCGGCGCGGGCGCCGAGATGGGCCCGCTGCCGTCGGTGCTGCGCTGGGGCGGCGACGTGGTCGCGCTCGACCTGCCCCGCCCGGAGATCTGGCGCCGGGTGCTGCGCACCGCGCGCCGCCACGGTGGCCGCCTGCACCTGCCGGTGCCGGCCGGCACCGGCGACGACGACGCCGCGCTGAGCGCCGCCGCCGGCGCGGACCTGCTGCACCGTCTGCCGCAGGCCGCCCGCTGGCTGGCCGGCGTCGACGGCCGGCTCGTGCTCGGCAACTACGTCTACGCCGACGGCGCCACCAACGTCCGGGTGGCCACCGCCGTCGACGCGCTCACCGTCGAGCTGACCCGGCAACGCCCGGACGCGGCGCTGGCGTTCCTGGCCACCCCCACCGACGTGTACGCGGTGCCCGGCGACGCGGTCGACCACGCCGGACGCGGGTACGCCGCGCGCGGCCCGGCCCGCCGGTCCCTGCGCTTGATCTCCGGCGGCCGGCTGCTGCGCCGCAACTACCCGCCCGGCGCCGACCCGGGCGTCAACGACAGCCTGGTCCCCCAGCAGGGCCCCAACTACGCCCTGGCCAAGCGGCTGCAACGCTGGCGCGCGGCGGTGGCCCGCGACGCCGGCGCGACGGTGTCGTTCACCGTCGCGCCGCCCACCCGCACCCGGTCCGTGCTGCGCAACCGCGCGCTCGCCGCCGCGTACGCCGGCGCGCACCGCTTCGGCGTCGAGGTGTTCGAGCCGGCCACCAGCAACACGCTGATGGCCGCGCTGCTCGTGCACGACCTGCGCACCGGCGGCGGTCCGACGCAGGAGCACCCGTGGCGGGACGAAGCGTACGCGGCGGCGCACGGCGGGCTGTGGCGGATCCCGTACGCGCCGCGCAGCGCGCTCGGCCTGGCCGTGCTCCTCGGTCTCGGCGGGGCCCGCGCCTGAGGCGGGTTTCCTTGTCCGCAGCGGCGGGAAGGCTCCGGCATGGCCGAGACATTCGCGAGCGAAGACCTGAAGACGCTGCGGTCCATGGCGCGCGGGGCCGGGATTCCCGAGGCCGAGCGCCTGTCGCACGACGACCTGGTCGAGGTGTTGCGCCGGGCCGGCCTGGCCGACGGCACCTCGGACGACTGGCCGGACCAGCCGGTCGAGGACCCGGCGCACCTGGCCGGGCTGCCGCGTAGCTCGCTGCGGCAGGGCGACGAGAGCACCGGTGGGCGCGCCGCCGAGGAGGCGATCGGCGCCCGACCCGGCGAGTCCGGCACCGAGATCGACGACCGTACGCAGCGCTGACCGCGTACGGCTGGCGGGCCGCCGCCGATCCGGCGGCGGCCGTGGAAGGCCCGGAACTCCCGAAGCTGCGGCGAGCCGCAAGGTAGGCGATCTTGACCGGAAGTTGGGATGGGGGTCGCCGACCCGCAGACCGTGCGGGTCAGCCTCGTGCCCGAGTACGGCGCCGGGCGGCGCGGATTTCGTCGTCGGCGACCTTGTCGTCGAGCAGGGCGTACAGCTGGGTGGTCTCGGTGGAGGCGTGCCCGAGCCTGCGGCGTACGGCTTCGATGGAGACTCCGGCGTTGATCAGTTCGGTGGCGTGGGAGTGGCGTAGCTGGTGGATGTCGACGCCGGCGGCCGTGCAGTAGCGGGTCCACCGGTGCTGGGCGGCATCGTAGGACAGCGGCCCGCCGGAGCCGTTGATGGAGGCGCGGAACAGCGGCCCGGCCGTGTAGCCGGTGCGCTGCAGGTAGAGCTAGAGCAGGGCGACGTAGCCGCGGTCGTCGAGCAGCACGGTGCGTACGGTGCCGCCCTTGCCGTGGATGCGTACGTGTTCGTCGTCCAGGCGCAGGTCGAGGTCCTCGACGTAGAGGCCGCAGACCTCGCCGGCCCCGGCCCCGCACACGTAGATGGTTTCGAACAGCACCCGGTCGCGCAGCCGGTCGTCCGGGAGGTCCTTGCGCGGGCGGCGGGGGCAGATGGCGGCGAGGACCTTGGCGACGTCGGCGGCGGCCGCGGGGCGGGGCAGCCGCTTGGGGACTTTGACGGTGTCGATGCGGTCCATCGGGTTCGCGTCGAGCAGGTCGTGGCGGACCGCCCAGCGGCAGAACGAGGCGACCGCGGCGCGTTTGGGTTTGCGGGTGGCCGGCGCGAGGCCGGCGGTCTCGGCGAGGAAGGCGCGCACCGGGGCGACGGTCAGTTCGCCGGGCCCGGCGTCGTGGTGCGCGGCGAACTGGAGGAGGTCGCCGCGGTAGGCGCGGATGGTGTGCGCGGAGGCGTTGCCGTTGGCCAGGTCGCCGAGGAACGCGTCGAGCGCCGCGGCGAGGGGGTGCCCGGTGCCGAGTTGCTCGCGGATCGCCTCGTCCATGCCGTGATTCTCCAGGTTGCCTGATAACCGGGAATCGAACCGGCATCGGCGCGAGCCCGGCGGTCGGCCCTCACCGGCGCCGACCAGGGGAGATCGCGAGTCGGGTGCCGGGCTCGGTCCCGGTGTTGCCTGATAACCGAAGTTATCACGCAACGGCTCGTGGGCTGGTTGGAAGCTTCCTCGGGCAAATGGTGATGACTGGGCTGGGGTCACATCTGACCGTTCATCGCGACGTTGGAGAAGAAAGTCCGTCGCCGCCAATATCATCGGACCGGTACTGTTGCGGGCATGACGAAGAGAATCGAGTCTTTCCCCGTCCAGTGAGCGCGACCGACGAGCGTAGTGCGCTCGACCACCCGGTGTCGTTGTTTGAGCATGCACGGCGACTGCATCTGCTGACGCCGCGGGGGCCACTGCCTGACGGAGGGCAGCCTCTTCCGGACAATGGCGACCATCCGAATACTCCGAGCTCCGAACGTAAACAGGCCTTGCTGACCGTGCTGCGGGTGTTCATCAGCAACCCGGCGCTGTCGCCCCAGGACCTGCACGAGCAATGCACCCATCTGGCGTTCGGCGCCAGGGCCGTGACTCGAGCACTGCAAGAACTCGCTCCCGAGGTCTCGCCGCGGCTTCTGCAGACGGCCCGGTGGCTCGTCATGAACGGCACGGACCGGCGGGCAGTCCTGCTCGGGCTGGGGCTGTTCGACGGCAACGCGGAGCAGAGTGACGCCGACTCGATCAGGACCATTGGGCTGCTGCGCTTCGCGGAACGGCCGGCCATCGAGGCACTGGCGAAGATCCCCACCGCTGCGCAAGACCTCATCTGGCTCGCCGAACGATCACGGAACCACTCCCGGACCGTCGCCGCGGCCGCGTTGGCCGGACATCCCGACCCGGCGGTACGTCAATGGGTGCTGTCGACGCCACGAGACCTGCTGTCCAGCGACCTCGCGCGGCAGATCGCCGAAAGGTACTCACTGGCGGAGACACTCGGCCGCCCGGTCGTGGACGACCGCACGTGGGATCAGGCGGGAAATCTGCTGCTCGCGATGACCAGCACCCGCAACTACCGGTATGAGATCAACCGGTACGACCAGGCCGCTGTTGCCTATCAGCGGTGGGTCGCCCTCGCCGGCACGAGACCGGCCACGCTGGAACGGGCAGCTCTGCTGACCATGATCGCCGAGGACCTGCGCACCGGCCCGGCAGCACCAGTAGCCTGCGGTATCCGCCAAGGCCTCATCGACCAGATCAACGACGTTCTGACCTCCGCACCGTGGACCGACATGCTGAACCGAAGCGCGGGTGCCGACGATCCGATCGAGGCCAGACGCGCCGCCTGGATCATCGACCAGACGGCCCGCAACGGCGTCCCCGAGCAACGATTCGCCATCCGTGTCGTGGTTCCCGACCCGAGTCCAGCCGGATTCCCGCAAATCGAGGCTCGGATCATCATCGCCGGAATGCCGATCGTCGCGACCATCTTCGACAAAGGCCCCGCCGAGGAACCAGAACGGCTGATCTACAGCGGGCGACTCAGAGCTACGACCGAACCCAAAGAGGTCCGGCTCGCCGAGGCGTACTGCACCGAGGGCTGCTGCGGTGGGCTGTACGTCACGATCGTGCGTGACGGGCCCGAGGTGATCTGGAAGGACTGGCGCTCCTCCACGCCAGGCGACCCGCCACCGGAAATGCGGTTCGACGCGACACAATACGACCGGGAGATCATCCGAGCCGAGCAGGACCATACCTGGGAATGGCCGGCCAGAACCTTGGCCCGGCGGGTCGCCGATCGCCTCCGCGCTGATCCGACGATCTTGAACCGGTGGGACTGCGCCCCCGGCTGGTGCACAGCCTGGTTAAAGGAGTACGACCTCGCACGCCTGACGTTCAACCACCCAGCCCGCACCAACTCGTTCAGCGATCCGTCCATACAGTTCGGCCTCGTGGTCGATGTTTATGGTCAAGACCCGGACCTGCTGGCCACCGAGATCATCGAGTCGATGAAGAACGTCGATCCGAAGTCCACCGCAGAGATGATCGGTGGCAGCAAGGACACGGCCGAAAAGCTCGGCCTTGCCTACCGGAAGCCAAACCGCTGGTAGCCGATCTTGTCGACCAGCTGAACCAACAGATCCACCAACCCATCGGTGATCTCCGTCGTCCGCCGGTGGCGCAACGGGGCCAGCAGCGTCAGCCGCACGTCCCGGTTCGACTCCTCCAGATCTGAGGGGTAGCTACGGGCAGCCCGGTGCCGCCACTCGTCGGCGAGGCGTTCCGACCAGCCCTCGAACAACGCCACCGGCAGGCCCAGCGCCCGGACCCGGCGCAGCTTGCCGACCTCGGCAAGGAATGTATCCACCCCCAGCGGCCCCGGGTCGGCCTTCAACTCCGACAGGAACGTCTCCCCGCCACCGGCCGCGTCCGGCGACGGCCGGTACAGCGACTCCAGACGGCCGCCGGCCTCGACTGCGTCCAACCGCTGCTCGATCGTGGTGCAGAACCGTTTCTCGAACAGGTCAGCGCCGACCCGGCCAGCCGCGAGATCTGCCCGAACGACGGCGGCTCCAGGTGCAGCACCCGGCACTGCGCCAGCACCGCATCCCGCAACTGCTCGCTGGCGCACACATCCCGGGCCAGCCACTCGGTCAGCTTCTGTTGGTCGGCCTCGGAACACTCCCGGAACCCCAGGGCAGCACGAATCTGTGCCCGGTGACTTTCGATCGTCCGCCCGGACCACCTGTAGTCGGCGAACAGTTGCGGATCGACCTTGACCTGCTCGGCCAGGTAGCTCACCGCCGGTTCCGGTACCTCGGCCGCGTACTGCGGGAATCGGCCTTCGATCTCGAAGAACTTCAGCAAAGCGACGAACCCCAGCCGGGTCACCCCGGTCTTGTTGGCCACCAACTCCCAGTCCGAATCCAGCAACGTCCAGTACGCGATCAGATCCTCGGGATCCCAGTCACGGCGCATGCATCGACCAACGACCCGCCACCCATCCACGAACTCGGATGATCGGCTACTTTGGGGCTCGCCGCAGCTTCGGGAGTCCGGGGCCTGGAAGGTCCGCGCGGTGGTCGATGCCGCCGGCCTATGCTCGCCGGATGCTGTCCCAGGTGACCGGGCTGTCCCGACACTTCACGCAGGAGTCCCTGCGGGCCTACCTGTTGGCGCGGTCGACCCGCCAGCCCGG is a window from the Micromonospora sp. DSM 45708 genome containing:
- a CDS encoding tyrosine-type recombinase/integrase — translated: MQRTGYTAGPLFRASINGSGGPLSYDAAQHRWTRYCTAAGVDIHQLRHSHATELINAGVSIEAVRRRLGHASTETTQLYALLDDKVADDEIRAARRRTRARG
- a CDS encoding tyrosine-type recombinase/integrase — its product is MDEAIREQLGTGHPLAAALDAFLGDLANGNASAHTIRAYRGDLLQFAAHHDAGPGELTVAPVRAFLAETAGLAPATRKPKRAAVASFCRWAVRHDLLDANPMDRIDTVKVPKRLPRPAAAADVAKVLAAICPRRPRKDLPDDRLRDRVLFETIYVCGAGAGEVCGLYVEDLDLRLDDEHVRIHGKGGTVRTVLLDDRGYVALL
- a CDS encoding DUF4158 domain-containing protein, translated to MRRDWDPEDLIAYWTLLDSDWELVANKTGVTRLGFVALLKFFEIEGRFPQYAAEVPEPAVSYLAEQVKVDPQLFADYRWSGRTIESHRAQIRAALGFRECSEADQQKLTEWLARDVCASEQLRDAVLAQCRVLHLEPPSFGQISRLAGSALTCSRNGSAPRSSSGWTQSRPAAVWSRCTGRRRTRPVAGRRSCRS